Proteins encoded in a region of the Salmo trutta chromosome 34, fSalTru1.1, whole genome shotgun sequence genome:
- the si:ch211-13c6.2 gene encoding uncharacterized protein si:ch211-13c6.2 isoform X2, protein MVNHLIGRRHRQNYLDMKRKDLVTWDSTNALAQSGKALRAKAEIVERQNGQGSPKPLRKKQNVGKLNISRVPPKERGAKNQPKPTLSHPSDMRREGHLHPGRMDFPDEEYHHRGGRPEDDLYRPPFHEDDPYLLSGAVRGVYLRGGDPSLRGYEEDELRRAGYYEDDLRRREFMEDDLRRRDHYLEEQIHGQDYLEDMRRREFLEEGVTRPGHQEEIPHRHAYPEEPPRWSVYPENDPLKQFYSDEVLRRKFHAAEASKEWAFREDESPHGRTYPHVPAYPQEFPPERAYPDKAPLCFEHDHGRAAHGPSVHEDPYSEDPCRSGYLEEAQRRAYPEEQHGPAYPEGNPHRPSLDRDPNGGGYPKGPDGQGVADEDLRFSDEGTQSMDLDSEGSEENLFELVEAIRQEGRGPQNPETKRGMRPPGMRGTPQRPAEGGRVRTEIPEPFRRFLEGATDDHKSPGKRKRKSRFSDATEQEPDVLKFMQADDNRRSEPFAKPQGAYQGVAGSRPMAEATPETGNVLDVLNNIQVENVEEANFLKDKLCNLLKEFQDKKYEKTAVMPAYKSLHPTVISKEYNHMSEDHLEYPRDDYERNYRKVQEERPYEGHPPRHSKERSQEHYTPETLQDPYRDTDMRMERRAHYEEVFGHVEMYSQSHARPEEPMAYPHEGCQGPMYPHDYPPPGDLYNPFNPPPPIHWERGYRMGVPQSTSLDKITSTLLELVARKK, encoded by the exons ATGGTCAATCATTTAATTGGTCGCCGACATCGACAGAATTACCTG GATATGAAAAGGAAAGACTTGGTGACATGGGACAGTACCAATGCCCTGGCTCAATCAGGGAAGGCTTTACGAGCCAAGGCGGAGATCGTGGAAAGACAGAATGGGCAAGGAAGTCCAAAG CCTTTGAGGAAAAAACAAAATGTGGGCAAATTGAACATTTCTAGAG TTCCCCCGAAAGAAAGAGGGGCCAAGAATCAGCCAAAACCAACACTTTCTCATCCATCAGACATGAGGCGGGAAGGACACCTGCATCCAGGGAGGATGGATTTCCCGGACGAGGAGTACCACCACAGAGGAGGCCGTCCTGAAGATGATCTATATAGACCTCCCTTCCATGAAGACGATCCTTACTTATTGTCCGGGGCGGTTCGAGGGGTCTACCTGAGGGGAGGAGACCCCAGTCTGCGTGGTTATGAGGAAGACGAGCTTCGTAGAGCAGGCTATTATGAAGATGACCTTCGTAGACGGGAGTTTATGGAGGATGATCTTCGTAGAAGGGATCACTACCTTGAAGAACAAATCCATGGTCAGGATTATTTGGAGGACATGCGTAGACGAGAGTTCTTGGAGGAGGGCGTTACAAGGCCAGGCCACCAAGAGGAAATCCCTCATCGCCACGCATACCCTGAAGAACCTCCACGTTGGAGTGTCTACCCGGAGAATGATCCTCTCAAACAGTTCTATTCTGATGAGGTTCTCCGTAGAAAATTTCATGCTGCTGAAGCTTCTAAGGAGTGGGCCTTTCGAGAAGATGAATCACCACATGGGAGGACCTATCCTCATGTCCCGGCCTATCCGCAGGAATTTCCTCCTGAACGTGCCTATCCTGACAAAGCTCCTCTCTGCTTTGAACACGACCATGGAAGGGCAGCCCACGGACCATCTGTACATGAAGACCCTTACTCCGAGGATCCCTGTAGAAGCGGATACCTTGAGGAGGCGCAACGCAGGGCGTACCCTGAGGAACAACATGGGCCAGCCTATCCAGAAGGCAACCCTCATAGGCCATCTCTCGACAGGGATCCAAACGGCGGTGGCTACCCAAAGGGGCCAGATGGGCAAGGAGTTGCTGACGAAGACTTGAGGTTCTCAGATGAAGGGACTCAATCAATGGACTTAGATAGTGAAGGCAGCGAGGAGAATTTGTTTGAACTTGTCGAGGCCATTCGTCAGGAGGGGAGGGGTCCGCAGAATCCAGAGACAAAGCGAGGGATGAGACCACCAGGCATGAGGGGGACTCCTCAGAGGCCAGCAGAGGGAGGCAGAGTGAGAACAGAGATCCCCGAACCTTTCCGGCGCTTCCTGGAAGGAGCCACAGATGACCACAAGAGCCCCGGGAAACGGAAGAGAAAGAGCAGGTTCTCCGATGCCACAGAACAGGAGCCGGATGTGTTGAAGTTCAT GCAAGCTGATGACAATAGAAGGTCAGAACCTTTTGCCAAGCCACAG GGTGCTTATCAAGGAGTAGCAGGCTCCAGACCGATGGCAGAGGCAACTCCAGAAACTGGGAATGTTTTGGATGTACTG AATAACATACAGGTTGAGAATGTGGAAGAGGCCAACTTCCTGAAGGACAAGCTGTGTAACCTTCTGAAAGAGTTCCAAGACAAAAAATATGAGAAGACGGCGGTAATGCCTGCG TACAAAAGCCTACATCCAACAGTAATTTCCAAAGAATATAATCACATGAGCGAGGATCACCTGGAATATCCCAGAGACGACTATGAAAGAAACTACAGAAAAGTGCAAGAGGAGAGACCTTACGAAGGCCATCCTCCCAGACACTCAAAGGAACGCTCACAGGAGCACTACACTCCAGAGACCCTACAGGACCCTTACAGAGACACCGACATGAGAATGGAGAGGAGAGCTCATTATGAAG AGGTCTTTGGGCATGTTGAGATGTACTCACAATCTCATGCTCGTCCAGAGGAGCCAATGGCATACCCCCACGAGGGGTGTCAGGGGCCGATGTACCCTCATGATTACCCACCTCCAGGAGATCTTTACAATCCATTCAATCCTCCACCCCCAATACACTGGGAGCGGGGGTACAGGATGGGTGTCCCTCAGTCCACCAGCCTAGACAAAATCACCTCCACTCTCCTGGAGCTTGTGGCAAGGAAAAAGTGA
- the si:ch211-13c6.2 gene encoding uncharacterized protein si:ch211-13c6.2 isoform X1, with protein MEGLETTYEDSNSEDYIDCDVCKRSIRGETLYKIHRTTVLHLKKEDHLVSTGRATRDHELPHFTDIKHYIKYLKLDEPIIGLSLLAEVEPVSHDRQPGPRYICRLCDLEASLPNMVNHLIGRRHRQNYLDMKRKDLVTWDSTNALAQSGKALRAKAEIVERQNGQGSPKPLRKKQNVGKLNISRVPPKERGAKNQPKPTLSHPSDMRREGHLHPGRMDFPDEEYHHRGGRPEDDLYRPPFHEDDPYLLSGAVRGVYLRGGDPSLRGYEEDELRRAGYYEDDLRRREFMEDDLRRRDHYLEEQIHGQDYLEDMRRREFLEEGVTRPGHQEEIPHRHAYPEEPPRWSVYPENDPLKQFYSDEVLRRKFHAAEASKEWAFREDESPHGRTYPHVPAYPQEFPPERAYPDKAPLCFEHDHGRAAHGPSVHEDPYSEDPCRSGYLEEAQRRAYPEEQHGPAYPEGNPHRPSLDRDPNGGGYPKGPDGQGVADEDLRFSDEGTQSMDLDSEGSEENLFELVEAIRQEGRGPQNPETKRGMRPPGMRGTPQRPAEGGRVRTEIPEPFRRFLEGATDDHKSPGKRKRKSRFSDATEQEPDVLKFMQADDNRRSEPFAKPQGAYQGVAGSRPMAEATPETGNVLDVLNNIQVENVEEANFLKDKLCNLLKEFQDKKYEKTAVMPAYKSLHPTVISKEYNHMSEDHLEYPRDDYERNYRKVQEERPYEGHPPRHSKERSQEHYTPETLQDPYRDTDMRMERRAHYEEVFGHVEMYSQSHARPEEPMAYPHEGCQGPMYPHDYPPPGDLYNPFNPPPPIHWERGYRMGVPQSTSLDKITSTLLELVARKK; from the exons GACGGGCTACCAGGGATCATGAGTTACCACATTTCACGGATATCAAACACTACATCAAATACCTGAAACTTGATGAGCCAATCATCG GTTTGAGTCTTCTGGCGGAGGTGGAGCCAGTCTCCCATGACCGTCAGCCTGGCCCCAGATACATCTGCAGATTATGCGATCTGGAGGCATCCTTACCCAACATGGTCAATCATTTAATTGGTCGCCGACATCGACAGAATTACCTG GATATGAAAAGGAAAGACTTGGTGACATGGGACAGTACCAATGCCCTGGCTCAATCAGGGAAGGCTTTACGAGCCAAGGCGGAGATCGTGGAAAGACAGAATGGGCAAGGAAGTCCAAAG CCTTTGAGGAAAAAACAAAATGTGGGCAAATTGAACATTTCTAGAG TTCCCCCGAAAGAAAGAGGGGCCAAGAATCAGCCAAAACCAACACTTTCTCATCCATCAGACATGAGGCGGGAAGGACACCTGCATCCAGGGAGGATGGATTTCCCGGACGAGGAGTACCACCACAGAGGAGGCCGTCCTGAAGATGATCTATATAGACCTCCCTTCCATGAAGACGATCCTTACTTATTGTCCGGGGCGGTTCGAGGGGTCTACCTGAGGGGAGGAGACCCCAGTCTGCGTGGTTATGAGGAAGACGAGCTTCGTAGAGCAGGCTATTATGAAGATGACCTTCGTAGACGGGAGTTTATGGAGGATGATCTTCGTAGAAGGGATCACTACCTTGAAGAACAAATCCATGGTCAGGATTATTTGGAGGACATGCGTAGACGAGAGTTCTTGGAGGAGGGCGTTACAAGGCCAGGCCACCAAGAGGAAATCCCTCATCGCCACGCATACCCTGAAGAACCTCCACGTTGGAGTGTCTACCCGGAGAATGATCCTCTCAAACAGTTCTATTCTGATGAGGTTCTCCGTAGAAAATTTCATGCTGCTGAAGCTTCTAAGGAGTGGGCCTTTCGAGAAGATGAATCACCACATGGGAGGACCTATCCTCATGTCCCGGCCTATCCGCAGGAATTTCCTCCTGAACGTGCCTATCCTGACAAAGCTCCTCTCTGCTTTGAACACGACCATGGAAGGGCAGCCCACGGACCATCTGTACATGAAGACCCTTACTCCGAGGATCCCTGTAGAAGCGGATACCTTGAGGAGGCGCAACGCAGGGCGTACCCTGAGGAACAACATGGGCCAGCCTATCCAGAAGGCAACCCTCATAGGCCATCTCTCGACAGGGATCCAAACGGCGGTGGCTACCCAAAGGGGCCAGATGGGCAAGGAGTTGCTGACGAAGACTTGAGGTTCTCAGATGAAGGGACTCAATCAATGGACTTAGATAGTGAAGGCAGCGAGGAGAATTTGTTTGAACTTGTCGAGGCCATTCGTCAGGAGGGGAGGGGTCCGCAGAATCCAGAGACAAAGCGAGGGATGAGACCACCAGGCATGAGGGGGACTCCTCAGAGGCCAGCAGAGGGAGGCAGAGTGAGAACAGAGATCCCCGAACCTTTCCGGCGCTTCCTGGAAGGAGCCACAGATGACCACAAGAGCCCCGGGAAACGGAAGAGAAAGAGCAGGTTCTCCGATGCCACAGAACAGGAGCCGGATGTGTTGAAGTTCAT GCAAGCTGATGACAATAGAAGGTCAGAACCTTTTGCCAAGCCACAG GGTGCTTATCAAGGAGTAGCAGGCTCCAGACCGATGGCAGAGGCAACTCCAGAAACTGGGAATGTTTTGGATGTACTG AATAACATACAGGTTGAGAATGTGGAAGAGGCCAACTTCCTGAAGGACAAGCTGTGTAACCTTCTGAAAGAGTTCCAAGACAAAAAATATGAGAAGACGGCGGTAATGCCTGCG TACAAAAGCCTACATCCAACAGTAATTTCCAAAGAATATAATCACATGAGCGAGGATCACCTGGAATATCCCAGAGACGACTATGAAAGAAACTACAGAAAAGTGCAAGAGGAGAGACCTTACGAAGGCCATCCTCCCAGACACTCAAAGGAACGCTCACAGGAGCACTACACTCCAGAGACCCTACAGGACCCTTACAGAGACACCGACATGAGAATGGAGAGGAGAGCTCATTATGAAG AGGTCTTTGGGCATGTTGAGATGTACTCACAATCTCATGCTCGTCCAGAGGAGCCAATGGCATACCCCCACGAGGGGTGTCAGGGGCCGATGTACCCTCATGATTACCCACCTCCAGGAGATCTTTACAATCCATTCAATCCTCCACCCCCAATACACTGGGAGCGGGGGTACAGGATGGGTGTCCCTCAGTCCACCAGCCTAGACAAAATCACCTCCACTCTCCTGGAGCTTGTGGCAAGGAAAAAGTGA